The sequence TCTCGGCATCCCAAAGCTCGTTTGCCTCCACAAGTGATTGAACCATTGCGACAAAACCATCGAGATTCTTGCCAGCCGTCACTGCGCCGCGTGCACCTGCATCTTGATTGCCTGCATCAGTTTGCTTAGCGAGTGCGGCTTTCCTGTTACCCCAAAAGAGTTTCACTGCTTCACGTGCTTGGGCTTCGTAGTCCGCAAGATCAAGGGTCATTGTATGCCGCTCCCTTCAATCAATGCCATTTCACTGGCGGAAATTCCGTAGAGGCTAGCGACTATCTTATTAAGCTCGTGGCGGTCGTTCGTCTCAGAATATCGCTTCAATCGCTCACGCATGGGTATACTCACGTTTTCCCAAAGGGGAAGCCTGATGCGTCTGAGGTATTGCGCCTGAAACCTCAAGTATCCACCTCGCATCTTAGTCGAGTAGAGCGCAACAAAAAGACGTGCGATCCCTGATCGCATAACGGCTTGCAGTGCATGTATGTCCCAATCGTCGGACGTGATGTAATAAAGGTTGTGGTGCGGATAGAGCTTGCCGCCTTCATAGACGATGGCTGCATCGCCTTTTATATCTGGGATCAGAAGCTTCTCGCGCTCCGCGAGATCGGGGTAAATCCGGTCGATGGTTCGATACCAGTTCCGCGGAGCTTTCATCGCGACATGCCTCCCTGCGATCTGCTCGAAATGGTCTTCCAGGTGGTTCCGCAGGCGCGGGAAGTCCTCGAGGTTCACAAGCTTTCCGTCATCACCAAAAGGGTTGATCACTCCCCTACCCCGCCATTGAGAATGGCCGTCGAGAATATCTTTGGTCATCACGAGCGGGAGTTTTCGGGACGGTTCAACGTCGAGCTCTTCGAAGTCCCCGATGAAAGCCCTGTCAGCGCCGGTAGCAACGCCGATTCCGACCTTACATCCTGCATTTTCAAGTGTGGGAAGTCTCACCTCCAGGCGCCGTACCAAAGCAAGCGCTTCGAAATCCTCTAGTATCCAAGGCTCGCAGCCCTTTGCCACATTGTCGATCTCACGGACGCCGCTTAATTTCTTGAGTTTCGGGGCAGTAAGCTCCCGTGCAAGGGCGCTCAGAGCTGCACTATCAATCTCCGGGCGGGCAAATACCCGCGTCGAATTATTACTCTGACCTGGCGTGCGGCGCTCGATCAACGTGATTGCTGGATAAGCGCTCACTTCACTGTGGAAAGCGTCTGTTCCAACCATATCGACGTAGGTGGAAAGCTCGTAGTTTTTGCTCACCAGCTCACGTAGTTTTTTTCCGTATCGGTTCTTCATCCATCGGTCAGCACAAATGAAACCAAGCTTGCCTCCCACACCGAGAAGACGAAGCGATTGCTCAATGAATGGTACGTAAATATCTGCCCGATCATATATCGTGCTGTAGCGCTGCCGATACTCGCCCATGAGCACGTCAGGAATCGCTTCCTGTCGGATATAGGGTGGGTTGCCCACTGTGTGAGTGAAATCATGTTTAAATTCACTTAGAAGAAAATCTCCCTGCGTAAGCCAGGTATTTAGCAAAGTTTCCGTGTCACTTTTCGAAACACCCTGCTTTATCATCATGCGTTGCATAGAAAGGCGATTACGATGAAAAGTTTCACGGTGGAGCTCTACGCCTCGGATCGCGGGTGCAAGCCTGCTGTACTTTAGTCCATTGGGTTCTCGTTGCGCGGACTTCAAAAGTCTTTCCACGGCTGGGAAGATGAAATCTCCGTCGCCGAAAGACGGTTCGAGGAGGCGAAAATCCGCCAAGTTTTGGTCTGTGGTATAACCCACAAGATCAAGAATGAAGTCCACTACTTCCCGCTTGGTGTAGATTGCTCCACGTTCTTTGGCACCACTCCCACTGGCAAGCCGTTCGACGGCTTCTGCTATTGGGCAGAAATCTTGGAAAGATGATTGAACGGATAGCGTGTGCTTCATTAGGCTCTTCTTGGAATTGAACAATGTGCGAACATCAAATGTTTTCTTAGCATAGGTTGTGTGCCTTTGTCCTACCCAA is a genomic window of Falsihalocynthiibacter arcticus containing:
- a CDS encoding Eco57I restriction-modification methylase domain-containing protein, whose product is MKHTLSVQSSFQDFCPIAEAVERLASGSGAKERGAIYTKREVVDFILDLVGYTTDQNLADFRLLEPSFGDGDFIFPAVERLLKSAQREPNGLKYSRLAPAIRGVELHRETFHRNRLSMQRMMIKQGVSKSDTETLLNTWLTQGDFLLSEFKHDFTHTVGNPPYIRQEAIPDVLMGEYRQRYSTIYDRADIYVPFIEQSLRLLGVGGKLGFICADRWMKNRYGKKLRELVSKNYELSTYVDMVGTDAFHSEVSAYPAITLIERRTPGQSNNSTRVFARPEIDSAALSALARELTAPKLKKLSGVREIDNVAKGCEPWILEDFEALALVRRLEVRLPTLENAGCKVGIGVATGADRAFIGDFEELDVEPSRKLPLVMTKDILDGHSQWRGRGVINPFGDDGKLVNLEDFPRLRNHLEDHFEQIAGRHVAMKAPRNWYRTIDRIYPDLAEREKLLIPDIKGDAAIVYEGGKLYPHHNLYYITSDDWDIHALQAVMRSGIARLFVALYSTKMRGGYLRFQAQYLRRIRLPLWENVSIPMRERLKRYSETNDRHELNKIVASLYGISASEMALIEGSGIQ